One window of Populus nigra chromosome 5, ddPopNigr1.1, whole genome shotgun sequence genomic DNA carries:
- the LOC133694518 gene encoding psbP domain-containing protein 3, chloroplastic isoform X2, which translates to MVFSAFTFPAIASTALAATGVAEDSRVYTDDANKFKISIPQGWQVGAGEPSGYKSVTAFYPEEASNSSVSVVITGLGPDFTRLESFGKVDAFAETLVGGLDRSWQRPPGVAAKLIDSKAANGLYYIEYTLQNPGESRRHLLSALGVAFNGWYNRLYTVTGQFVDEESEKFGTEIRKAVSSFRFI; encoded by the exons ATGGTATTTAGTGCTTTTACTTTCCCTGCAATTGCCTCTACTGCATTGGCAGCCACAG GCGTGGCAGAGGATTCACGTGTTTATACCGATGATGCGAACAAGTTTAAGATATCTATTCCCCAAG GCTGGCAAGTAGGTGCAGGAGAACCAAGTGGATACAAATCTGTCACTGCTTTCTATCCAGAAGAAGCTTCTAATTCAAGTG TCAGCGTTGTGATCACCGGGCTTGGTCCAGATTTTACTAGATTGGAATCATTTGGCAAAGTTGATGCCTTTGCTGAGACTCTG GTGGGTGGATTGGACAGGAGCTGGCAGAGGCCCCCGGGCGTGGCAGCAAAACTTATAGACTCTAAAGCTGCTAATG GGCTTTACTACATCGAGTATACGCTGCAAAATCCAGGCGAAAGTCGCAGACATTTGCTTTCAGCGCTTGGAGTTGCATTCAATGGTTGGTACAACAGACTATATACGGTGACAGGGCAG TTTGTCGATGAAGAATCAGAGAAATTCGGCACCGAGATCAGGAAG GCTGTTTCGTCCTTCAGGTTCATTTGA
- the LOC133693104 gene encoding heavy metal-associated isoprenylated plant protein 28-like produces the protein METVELKVEMVGIHEKRLRKCLSKLKGIEKVEVDVSSQKVMVTGYVHRNKILKAIRRGGLKADFWSTQDELLSVYASASYGSLRFNNFNFF, from the exons ATGGAG ACTGTCGAATTGAAGGTGGAGATGGTTGGCATACATGAGAAAAGACTGAGGAAATGCCTGTCAAAATTGAAAG GAATAGAGAAAGTGGAGGTGGATGTTAGTAGTCAGAAAGTGATGGTCACTGGATATGTACACCGGAACAAAATACTTAAAGCCATAAGAAGAGGTGGTCTTAAAGCTGATTTCTGGTCTACCCAAGATGAGCTTCTCAGTGTTTATGCAAGTGCAAGTTATGGAAGCTTGAGATTCAACAACTTCAACTTCTTCTAA
- the LOC133694627 gene encoding AT-hook motif nuclear-localized protein 10-like, producing the protein MPGSETGVMTSREPFSVTGLQQKTAVQSQPFIQNMRLDFGTDGTAVYKPISTVTTTSAVSPTYPPGGGEGPAGGAVVSPHGIDVNMGGGIGGESMKRKRGRPRKYGPDGTMALALASAPQSVAVTQPTSTATGGGFSSPPAQTHPLVSPPPPPPPPGSDIGVVGAAGVVSSSPVTLGGSVSPTGAKKARGRPPGSSKKQQLNALGSAGFGFTPHVITVKAGEDISSKVMSFSQHGPRAVCILSANGAISNVTLRQQATSGGTVTYEGRFEILALSGSYLPSENGGQRSRSGGLSVCLSGPDGRVLGGTVAGLLVAAAPVQVVVGSFVADGRKESKTANHTEPSSATSRLPPRGGSTGVSSPPSRGTLSESSGGPGSPLNQSTGACNNSNPQGMSSMPWE; encoded by the exons ATGCCGGGATCGGAGACAGGAGTGATGACAAGCAGGGAGCCTTTTAGCGTGACAGGACTCCAACAAAAAACAGCGGTACAATCACAGCCGTTTATACAAAACATGCGTTTAGACTTCGGTACTGACGGTACTGCTGTTTACAAACCGATATCCACCGTCACTACCACTTCCGCGGTGTCACCTACCTACCCGCCTGGAGGAGGGGAAGGACCGGCTGGTGGGGCGGTGGTATCTCCTCACGGGATTGATGTGAATATGGGAGGAGGGATTGGAGGAGAGtcaatgaaaagaaagagagggagacCAAGGAAGTATGGGCCAGATGGCACTATGGCATTAGCTCTTGCATCTGCACCTCAGTCTGTTGCTGTAACCCAACCAACAAGTACAGCCACTGGAGGTggtttctcttctcctccagcTCAGACTCACCCTCttgtttctcctcctcctcctcccccacCTCCTGGATCTGATATTGGTGTCGTTGGTGCTGCTGGTGttgtttcttcttcccctgtcaCTCTAGGAGGATCAGTGTCGCCAACTGGGGCGAAGAAAGCCAGAGGCAGACCTCCTGGTTCCAGCAAAAAACAGCAACTTAATGCTCTGG gATCAGCTGGGTTTGGATTCACTCCACATGTTATCACTGTGAAAGCTGGAGAG GATATTTCGTCGAAAGTTATGTCATTTTCTCAGCATGGTCCAAGGGCTGTTTGTATCTTGTCAGCAAATGGTGCCATATCTAACGTAACTCTTCGCCAACAGGCCACATCTGGAGGAACTGTAACTTATGAG GGAAGATTTGAAATTCTGGCACTCTCTGGTTCATACCTGCCATCGGAAAATGGGGGTCAAAGGAGCAGATCTGGAGGTTTAAGCGTGTGTTTATCTGGCCCAGATGGACGGGTGCTAGGTGGTACTGTAGCTGGTCTTCTAGTGGCTGCAGCCCCAGTACAG GTAGTTGTGGGTAGTTTCGTTGCTGATGGTCGCAAGGAATCAAAGACAGCAAACCACACTGAACCATCATCTGCAACATCAAGGCTTCCTCCAAGAGGTGGATCGACTGGGGTGAGCAGCCCACCATCACGTGGGACTCTCAGTGAATCATCAGGTGGTCCTGGGAGTCCACTGAACCAGAGTACTGGAGCCTGCAATAACAGTAACCCACAAGGCATGTCAAGCATGCCATGGGAATAA
- the LOC133694151 gene encoding probable inorganic phosphate transporter 1-9, with product MGLRVLSALDAAKIQYYHFKAIIIAGMGLFTDAYDLFCIPPIMKLLGRVYYEDNPHDKYQIPQVVLATMLGTVLLGTVIGQLVFGILGDRMGRRRVYGISLMLMVLSSVGCGFSICRTKTCVLVSLGFFRFFLGLGIGGDYPLSATIMSEFANKNTRGAFIAAVFSMQGLGILASSMVTMVVSKTFEAAASKKLSNDHTPEDADIAWRLILMLGAVPAGLTYYWRMMMPETARYTALVENNALQAAKDMEKVLDVSIFQIAEDGPMQQPQNPSSYPLISMQFLRVHGIDLFSCATTWLLLDIAFYSSSLFQSQIYRNNLDLQDTNVYNEAFKVAFFQTMVAIAATIPGYWFTVYFIDRIGRKKIQMMGFLCMGIVYFAIGIPYHYWGTNKNKGFLVLYGLTFFFANFGPNTTTFIVPAELFPARFRSTCHGISGAMGKVGAFFGTLGFLWATKNNDPRIKAMRIALVSLGGICLLGMAVTYMFTRETNGRSLEENEKEKDSELCFFRCSMDADRHPKTSVPEEEIAL from the exons ATGGGGTTAAGAGTACTTTCTGCCCTTGATGCAGCAAAAATACAGTATTATCACTTCAAAGCCATAATAATAGCAGGCATGGGCCTCTTCACTGATGCCTATGATCTCTTTTGCATCCCTCCAATCATGAAACTTCTTGGCCGTGTATACTACGAGGACAATCCTCATGACAAATACCAAATCCCACAAGTTGTGCTTGCTACCATGTTAGGCACAGTCCTGCTTGGTACAGTGATTGGTCAACTTGTATTTGGTATACTTGGTGACCGAATGGGAAGGCGCCGCGTATACGGTATCTCACTGATGCTCATGGTCCTCAGCTCGGTTGGGTGTGGTTTCTCCATTTGCAGGACCAAAACCTGCGTTCTTGTCAGTTTGGggtttttcaggttttttctGGGACTTGGGATTGGTGGAGACTACCCTTTGTCAGCTACAATCATGTCTGAATTTGCCAATAAGAATACACGAGGCGCTTTCATAGCGGCTGTGTTTTCTATGCAAGGGCTTGGAATTTTGGCTAGTTCCATGGTGACTATGGTGGTGTCTAAGACTTTTGAGGCTGCTGCTTCCAAGAAATTGTCAAATGATCATACACCAGAAGATGCTGACATTGCTTGGAGGTTGATTCTGATGCTTGGTGCTGTTCCTGCTGGACTCACTTATTATTGGCGCATGATGATGCCTGAAACGGCCAG GTACACAGCTTTGGTGGAGAATAATGCCTTGCAAGCAGCCAAGGACATGGAGAAGGTCTTGGATGTTTCAATTTTCCAAATAGCAGAAGATGGTCCCATGCAGCAGCCACAAAATCCATCATCTTATCCTCTAATCTCGATGCAGTTCCTCCGTGTCCATGGCATTGATCTCTTCTCCTGTGCCACCACATGGTTACTTCTTGACATTGCTTTTTATAGCAGTAGCCTCTTCCAGTCCCAGATTTACAGGAATAATCTTGACTTGCAAGACACAAATGTTTATAATGAAGCTTTCAAAGTTGCTTTCTTCCAAACCATGGTAGCAATTGCTGCTACAATTCCAGGGTATTGGTTCACAGTCTATTTTATTGATCGCatcggaagaaaaaaaatccaaatgatGGGGTTTCTCTGCATGGGTATAGTGTATTTTGCAATAGGGATACCATACCATTACTGGggtacaaataaaaataaaggtttcCTAGTCCTTTATGGTCTTACATTCTTCTTTGCAAATTTTGGACCCAACACTACAACTTTCATCGTGCCAGCAGAACTTTTTCCAGCTAGATTTAGATCAACATGCCATGGAATTTCTGGGGCAATGGGGAAGGTGGGTGCTTTCTTTGGGACATTAGGATTTCTGTGGGCTACAAAAAATAATGATCCAAGAATCAAAGCAATGAGAATTGCTTTAGTGAGTTTGGGTGGGATTTGTCTCTTGGGAATGGCTGTGACATACATGTTCACGAGAGAAACTAATGGAAGATCATTAGAGGAGAATGAGAAGGAGAAGGACAGTGAGCTGTGCTTCTTCAGATGTTCGATGGATGCTGATCGCCATCCAAAGACTTCTGTCCCTGAAGAAGAGATTGCTTTGTGA
- the LOC133694518 gene encoding psbP domain-containing protein 3, chloroplastic isoform X1 gives MACISSLNSLSQRPFNPNFSSFSSTKPSLYILKSKLNTNIPAPSTPLSCSRRRNQHQHVLCCNNNYKQEEELLFCLGEVPCRTGTKRREALFNMVFSAFTFPAIASTALAATGVAEDSRVYTDDANKFKISIPQGWQVGAGEPSGYKSVTAFYPEEASNSSVSVVITGLGPDFTRLESFGKVDAFAETLVGGLDRSWQRPPGVAAKLIDSKAANGLYYIEYTLQNPGESRRHLLSALGVAFNGWYNRLYTVTGQFVDEESEKFGTEIRKAVSSFRFI, from the exons ATGGCTTGTATTTCTTCACTGAACTCTCTGTCTCAACGTCCTTTCAATCCCAATTTCTCATCTTTCTCTTCCACCAAGCCGAGTCTTTACATTCTAAAATCCAAGCTTAACACTAACATTCCTGCTCCTTCAACTCCTTTAAGCTGCAGCAGACGCAGAAACCAACATCAACATGTTCTCTGCTGCAACAACAACtacaaacaagaagaagaactgCT TTTTTGCCTTGGAGAAGTCCCATGTAGAACTGGAACTAAAAGAAGAGAAGCTTTATTCAATATGGTATTTAGTGCTTTTACTTTCCCTGCAATTGCCTCTACTGCATTGGCAGCCACAG GCGTGGCAGAGGATTCACGTGTTTATACCGATGATGCGAACAAGTTTAAGATATCTATTCCCCAAG GCTGGCAAGTAGGTGCAGGAGAACCAAGTGGATACAAATCTGTCACTGCTTTCTATCCAGAAGAAGCTTCTAATTCAAGTG TCAGCGTTGTGATCACCGGGCTTGGTCCAGATTTTACTAGATTGGAATCATTTGGCAAAGTTGATGCCTTTGCTGAGACTCTG GTGGGTGGATTGGACAGGAGCTGGCAGAGGCCCCCGGGCGTGGCAGCAAAACTTATAGACTCTAAAGCTGCTAATG GGCTTTACTACATCGAGTATACGCTGCAAAATCCAGGCGAAAGTCGCAGACATTTGCTTTCAGCGCTTGGAGTTGCATTCAATGGTTGGTACAACAGACTATATACGGTGACAGGGCAG TTTGTCGATGAAGAATCAGAGAAATTCGGCACCGAGATCAGGAAG GCTGTTTCGTCCTTCAGGTTCATTTGA
- the LOC133693404 gene encoding cysteine protease XCP2-like, whose amino-acid sequence MSILPLNNFSRSQIQTAQMALPALSLILALSLMLFFSSSCLARDFSIVGYAPEDLTSRDKIIDLFESWISKHQKIYESIEEKWHRFEIFKDNLFHIDETNKKVVNYWLGLNEFADLSHEEFKNKYLGLNVDLSNRRECSEEFTYKDVSSIPKSVDWRKKGAVTDVKNQGSCGSCWAFSTVAAVEGINQIVTGNLTSLSEQELVDCDTTYNNGCNGGLMDYAFAYIISNGGLHKEEDYPYIMEEGTCEMRKAESEVVTISGYHDVPQNSEENLLKALANQPLSVAIDASGRDFQFYSGGVFDGHCGTELDHGVAAVGYGSAKGLDFIVVKNSWGSKWGEKGFIRMKRNTGKPAGLCGINKMASYPTKKK is encoded by the exons ATGTCCATCCTTCCACTCAACAATTTTTCTCGTTCTCAAATTCAAACAGCTCAAATGGCTCTCCCCGCactttctttgattcttgcGTTGTCTCTCATGTTATTCTTTTCATCTTCTTGTTTAGCTCGTGATTTCTCAATTGTAGGCTATGCCCCAGAAGACTTGACGTCTAGGGATAAGATCATTGATCTCTTTGAATCATGGATATCAAAACACCAGAAGATTTATGAGAGTATTGAAGAAAAATGGCACAGATTTGAGATTTTCAAAGATAATTTGTTCCACATTGACGAGACTAATAAGAAGGTTGTTAACTACTGGCTTGGATTGAATGAGTTCGCTGATTTGAGCCATGAAGAGTTCAAAAACAAGTATCTTGGCTTGAATGTTGACTTGTCTAACAGAAGAGAATGCTCTGAGGAATTCACATACAAGGATGTCTCGAGCATCCCAAAGTCAGTGGATTGGAGAAAGAAAGGAGCTGTTACTGATGTCAAGAACCAAGGTTCATGTG GTAGCTGCTGGGCCTTTTCAACAGTGGCAGCAGTAGAAGGTATAAATCAGATTGTTACTGGAAATTTGACATCCCTCTCTGAGCAAGAGTTGGTCGATTGTGATACTACATATAACAATGGATGCAATGGAGGACTTATGGATTATGCATTTGCTTACATAATCTCCAACGGTGGACTCCACAAGGAGGAAGATTACCCATACATCATGGAAGAGGGCACTTGTGAGATGAGAAAG GCAGAATCAGAGGTAGTAACCATTAGTGGATACCATGATGTGCCACAAAACAGTGAAGAAAACCTATTGAAGGCACTTGCAAACCAGCCCCTCAGTGTGGCCATTGATGCTTCTGGCAGAGACTTCCAGTTTTACAGCGGG GGTGTTTTTGATGGTCATTGTGGAACCGAGCTAGATCATGGAGTGGCAGCCGTTGGATATGGATCAGCCAAGGGCTTGGACTTCATCGTAGTTAAAAACTCTTGGGGATCTAAATGGGGAGAAAAGGGTTTCATAAGGATGAAGAGAAACACTGGCAAGCCCGCAGGACTTTGTGGAATCAACAAGATGGCTTCTTATCCCACCAAGAAGAAGTGA